In Prunus dulcis chromosome 2, ALMONDv2, whole genome shotgun sequence, a single genomic region encodes these proteins:
- the LOC117617054 gene encoding mediator of RNA polymerase II transcription subunit 4 codes for MLQPQIVQSPARLGLTNPTSPSLQNPTPPKLPSQQPSLSPTLLSLLAPLPRAQSLLIQMASLASKLFEVSPNRSLWLNAFRGNFPTFLSSQSQSLPSTAPDSSPSSTKEILSQFTALQTQLFEAVAELQEILDLQDAKLKIAREVRSKDAALLSFSKKLKDVEQVLDNLVDDYSDFSRPKRTKQEDGAEDDSSCTTTTVASQLNLSDILSYAHRISYTTFAPPEFGAGQAPLRGALPPAPQDEQMRASQLYNFANLDVGLPKTVEREEETIHTILEAPRPEPTEANQLPKLGALQGLLPPNITVPSGWIPGMPVELPSDVPVPPPGWKPGDPVPLPPLGSAPPPRVEEQQLRPNAHQPLPRAPATIQVQHVQLDIPDQDDDSSDYTSDDASSEDED; via the coding sequence ATGCTGCAACCCCAAATTGTACAATCCCCAGCTAGGTTAGGCCTAACAAACCCCACTTCACCCTCTCTTCAAAACCCTACCCCTCCGAAACTCCCTTCGCAGCAACCCAGTCTCTCCCcaacccttctctctctcctcgcacCCCTCCCTAGAGCCCAATCCCTTCTTATCCAAATGGCCTCCCTTGCCTCTAAACTCTTTGAAGTCTCGCCGAATCGATCCCTTTGGCTCAATGCATTCCGTGGGAACTTTCCGacctttctttcttcccaATCCCAATCACTGCCCTCAACCGCACCTgactcttctccttcctccaCCAAAGAGATCCTGTCCCAGTTCACTGCCCTTCAAACCCAACTCTTTGAGGCTGTTGCTGAACTCCAAGAAATTCTTGATCTTCAGGACGCTAAGCTGAAAATTGCACGCGAAGTGCGGTCCAAGGATGCTgcacttctttctttttccaagaAACTCAAGGATGTCGAGCAGGTTCTTGATAATCTTGTTGATGATTACTCTGATTTTAGCCGCCCCAAACGGACAAAACAGGAGGATGGTGCAGAAGATGATTCTTCATGCACCACCACCACTGTTGCATCTCAGTTGAATTTATCAGATATTTTATCATATGCCCACCGGATAAGCTACACAACCTTTGCACCACCAGAATTTGGGGCTGGACAAGCTCCTCTTCGTGGGGCACTCCCTCCTGCCCCACAGGATGAGCAAATGCGTGCTTCTCAGCTATACAATTTTGCAAACCTTGATGTTGGTTTACCTAAGACAGTCGAGAGGGAGGAGGAAACAATTCACACAATATTAGAGGCCCCGCGTCCTGAGCCAACAGAAGCCAATCAACTTCCCAAGCTGGGTGCACTCCAGGGTCTACTTCCTCCAAATATCACCGTTCCGTCAGGTTGGATACCGGGGATGCCTGTGGAGTTGCCAAGCGATGTACCTGTGCCCCCACCTGGATGGAAGCCTGGGGACCCAGTGCCTTTGCCCCCACTTGGATCTGCTCCACCTCCCAGGGTCGAAGAGCAACAATTACGGCCTAATGCTCATCAACCATTACCTAGAGCACCAGCGACAATACAGGTTCAGCATGTTCAGCTGGATATTCCGGACCAAGACGATGATAGTAGTGATTATACTAGCGATGATGCAAGCTCAGAAGATGAGGATTGA